TCGTTTTACACTTTTATGTCagtaattaaattattatgttgATTGAACTAATTCATCAAACCATAAAACACgttgttatacagtatataatgtcaaatagaTGCCAAATCTGATTgagacattttaataaatgttccaTCTATATTCAGAGatagataataataaattatgatccacACCATGTCTGGAATTTCTGGTTTCGGTGCTTTGCTTTACctgtactgtatattcatattcatacgCACACATGGACACTTTGAATATTATTTAATGCTGTATCAGTTATGAAAAGCAAGGTTTTTATGGAAGTAAAATAGGTTGTGAAAGATGTAACTTTAAACCATCAGGTTATGACTTTTATTCTTAacgctgtgtttttttttaatgtgtttgtgtaaggatattattttgtatttctgtGAAAGCAATGAagcattaaaggagacctattatggcCCTttgtacaagatgtaatataagtctcaggtgtccccagaatgtgtccgaagtttcagctcaaaataccccacggatcatttatgataccatgttataaacgcctctttttgggtagaatcaaaaacacgctgattttgtgtgtgtctctttaaatgcaaatgagctgctgctccccgcccctttctggaagagggctgtgcctttacagctcgtgcttcagttactatagcaacaacatatcagaaccaatatgactgacagcgtaaatactggagttcatgcagggctggactgggaagagaaatcggcccgggactttagcaactggcccaaaagttgagcggggggtgtttgctgtccatttctgcatatcgtggcgccattttgtggtctgttctgcataacgtagcagctcattttagcttatcgcggcccatttcacTTGGTTCTctcaatggccagtccacccctgattggccccaaagtgcgtcagcccactgggaaaatgccctgtatgccagattaccactctattatgcaaaattcactttaaatGGTGTTTGTACTTTAATGTGAGTCGGCAGCCAGTgcgtgtacacaaccaccctacaatgttaaaagtccacccagtcctctcttatatatatattaatcaaaaacagtgtgtcaaaatgaacgcttttcgtttctgctctaaagtgacgtcacgttagagcaggccacgcccatGACTGGtaacggactccaccctattatcatagctccgacacacagtccgccatttttgtCCATGCTGGaccagatacagtgagaagaataatgtctaaTAAGTTTTCTGATGTTgcctgtaaaagtgaacataagagtaatggacaagttttgtttttgaaggaaatgtgccccaaaacatataaaaatgtgtatgtttgtgcaaatcattttacacaggACTGCTTTGgaaatgagtgtcaatataaagcaggattttctaaaacgttgattctcaagcatggatcagcacCAACTctttgtgttccagctttatatcctgaagatgtaagtatcacactttatatatttgtgaatgtttgcaaatcgcctttcctaATGtacttgttagctgattccacggctaatgcagctctAGTTAGCATTGTCTTTGAGAccggatatacatatatatttatattcatacaTAAATGGCTGAACTCCCGATATTTACGCTgtcagcactgatctatatatataaaaattaagttatattaagttatatatatatagatcagtggctgtcagtcatattggttctgatttgttgttgctatagtaaccgaagcacgagctgCAAGGCACAGCCCTCATCCGGAAAGGGGgaggggagcagcagctcatttgcatttaaagggacacacacgaaatcagcgtgtttttgattccaccaaaaaaaaagaggcctttataacatgatataataaatgacccgtggggtattttgagctgaaaagttacagacacattctggggacacctgagacttatattacatcttgtaaaaagggacaAAAACAGGTCTCATTTAAAGCAATTCTTATAAGGTCATTTAAGTGTCATGATCTATGAGTCAAACACAACTTGCAATCCTATTGAAGAAACCAAGAATCATCCACTGTATTAGTTACCAAGATCTGTTTACTCAGTTAACAAGATTTATGATATGTTGTTCCATTTTTGGAACATTGGGaataatttagaaaatgttatgtgtgatcagggctggattggtaatctggcattccaggcattttcccggtggactggcgcactttggggccgatcaggggtggactggccatcgggagaaccgggactaagctgaaatgtgccgccgcgttatgcagaacgggccacaaaacggcgcctCGATATGCAGAAAGGGGCAACAATATGCAGAAaggacagcacacacacacttttgggtcagtttctatgtaaaatcccgggccgatttctcttcccagtcctccCCTGATGGTGATAGTGCATGGGTCACCTCTTGGGTTTGATCCTACAACCTTTTGATGATCAATGCTGATTTTTAACATGTACACCACAGCACCCCTAAATGGAAATTGAAAGTTTGGGATACAACACTCTTTTTTAAGTGCATTTATTCATGTTTCACGTCACATGGTGTTTTGATGTTTCTTGAGGATGCTTCAGGGTGCATTCAGTAGTGAGACAATCAGACTTCTGCTGGAAGTAGATCTATCATTATCGGACTCGTCTTCTTCTGAGTCTCGATTGGCAGTATACTGCGTGGCATCAGGCAACCCTGACAGTAAACAGCAGCTCAGAGCACTGCGGAAAATCGCCATGTCACTGACTTCATACCTGTGTGGGAAAAGGAGACAAAAAAGAGAGATGTTTGATGTTTGAGAAAGTACGGTTTAGTTTAATGACTGTACAAGAGACTGTAGTGCTTTTGTAAAACAATCAATGGCAACAgtaatatgtatgtttatttattgttaaaacaaGATGAAGTGTTCATTTACGTTTATGCCCAGTTACGTCTAATTTGGAGACATTATTACATACAGCGTCAACTGATCTGTGAGATaaaagtgtttgtgtatgttaccATTCATCCGTCTTCTCGTCGTAACACTCCACATTAGAGCTGGTGCAGAATCCATTAAACCCACCAATAACAAACATCAGATCATCCACCACCTACAATACACAGAATCAAATAACAGCTGGAGTCTTTGTCTTTACATAAATACATCTCTGCACAATTGGACCAATTTCAGCAGATGATGGCTGCAAATGTTCCAATGTTCTCCACGatagaaacatttacatttatgcatttggcagatgcttttatccaaagcgacttacagtgcacttattacagggacaatccccccggagcaacctggagttaagtgccttactcaaagacacaatggtggtggctgtggggttcgaaccagcaaccttctgattaccagttatgtgcttagaccactacacgaCCACCACTCATTTAATCTAGACTTGGACAGTGGACAATGTTCATTCTTTGCAGTGTAGCCCTACCATCTTCTCACTTTATGTGTATTGTTTTATAAAAGGTTTTAGGGAATAATCCAAGGACACATCGTTACAGATTACAGAGTCTGTCAATATGTGACCATGTGGATTAGTTTAAATCATTCTAGTTATTTTGTAATTACAGCAGATTGCTCGATACATGTCCATGTCTCACCTCAATGCCATAGTTGCTCCGTGGGTTATTCATAGACTCTACATCATGCCAGCTGTCCATCAGAGGGTTGTAGGCCTCGGCACTCCGCAAACGATTGGTACCATCAAAACCACCAACCTtaacaaaaatatagatttttgtgCATGCTTTTATCTTCATGCACAATATGTAGTATGTTTCACTGACAAACCTTGACATTTTCtttcatagtcaagtcaagtggtttttattgtcgtttcaactatatacagttagtacagtacacagcgaaacgagacaacgttcctccaggaccatgggtaagacactgaaccccaagttggtcccaatggcaggctagccccttgcatggcagctctgccgttaTTGGTGCCATCAATATGCCGTCCCATTTCTGTATTCAGTGTTGGGAAGTTGCTAACTAAAAGAAGTGACGCTACTaacttaatatttatatttaaggtTATATATAGTCTTAATTCATACGTCCAGTGTAATATTACCAATGCAAAATGCATTGCTTTCagattgtattatttaatttattaatatgcaTTCAGAAATGCAGTGTAACTACTGTaagttatggtaaatggtctgcacttatatagtgccttaattaaccttagaggttaccaaagcactttacactgtcacccaaacacacatacaccaatgacagtagagctgccatgcaaggtgctagcctgccattgggaccaacttggggttcagtgtcttacccaaggacactgtcatgtggagtcatgtgggccaggaatcaaaccgccaaagctgcgattagtggccgacccgctctaccaactgagccacagccgccccatgagttaggagtagcttgtagcttgggaagtTACAATGTCAAAGTAGCTTCCCTGACACTAGCGTGCATATAATACTCACAGCATAAACTAGATTTCCATAAGCAATGACACCAACACCGCTGCGCCGGCTGCTCATGGGCGCGATGTGAGTCCACTGGTTTGTTTCAGGGTTAAAGCTCTCAGCTGAGGAGAGACACTGTAacccattaaaaccaccacagATGTACAcctgccaaacacacacaaatgcaatttACAAACACAATATACTTGACACTTGCAATGCAATTAACCCCataaaatcactcaaaaatagagaGATTTGTTTTATCTTTAgtatttaatttgtcttgtttacgtTCAGCTTTTGGGTGATTTAAACATCACAACACTAGCAGAAAATAATTTGTGATGTTTGCTAATACGTTGAACAAACGTCATTTAAAATCACATGTATTCGTCAGTAATTGGTGGGTGTTCTCACCTTGCCCTGCAGTGTGGCGGCGCTAGCGTCGCTCCTCTCTTCATTCATTGATGCTATCAGTGTCCACTGGTTAGCGCTTGGATCGTAGCGTTCTGCTGTTTTTAGACGTGTGTATCCATCAAAACCACCGATGGCATAAATGTACCCATCCAGAACCACAACACTAACATAACATCGTCGTTCGTACATCGGAGCCACCTAGAACACATCATCTGGCATTATTTTATTGAGTAAAACACATATCAACAGACCATTTCTCTATTTCTTTCTCCAACGCCCTAGAAAAAGTGCCACCGTAGGCCTAATATTTGTAAGATCAACGGTACGCACCTCAAGCCACGTTCGAGTAATGGGGTTGAATTTCCTCATGCTGTTGAAATAATTCACGCTGTCAAAGCCGCCAACACAGTAGACAAAGCCATCCAGGAATGCTGCACCGTGATAGGCTCTGGCGCTCTCATCCTCTCGAGTCACATTGACCCAACGGTCTGCCCTCACATCATAGGCCTCAATACAATTGGTGGGACTGCCTCCGCTCCACCCTCCAATGGCCAATAGAATCGTAGAGGGCAGACGTGGGCGTGTCAGTTGATTTCTGAGGCCTGAGTCGGAGGTTTCCTCCATGTTGAGTTCAAACATGGCCTTCATTGCATCGACGATAACAGATGTGCACGCCACATTCTCCATCACCAATGGATTGCTCTTAACATTGTTCATGAAGTACTCTGGTGTCATCAACCCCAATCGAACCTGAAGCGCAGTGACGAAAGAGTTGACAAAAGCATACATTTATAGACATTTCTTCCCCCACAAAAGATTTTCAAGGTAGTTTTCTACACTGAAAAATTGACATCAGTCACCACTGTCATAAAAAATAGAAATGATTCTTGAAACtttcttaaggccaaagtataggAGTGATGCTTTTGCAAAACTCGCTGGCATGATGCCAGGGTGGCTGTTGCGTATTTTTTAGTCCGTTGTATGGTCCAGTCAGCTTGCAATAGCACAACTCTCCTCAACAAACCACCCCATTTCAGGCACCATTGATCCGAAGTCTAATACTGAGGGTGAGTTTGTTCAAATCCAAACCCGGAGTATGAGCAATAACAATTTTCGTAACTTTAACTTTTTGTCTTACCTTTGGCAGAAGCACGGCAATGTGTTTTTTCCTCTCTTCAGGTGAGTGATCGATCCAGCGGAGGATGGCTTCAAAAACCATGTCCTCCCGTTTAACATTCAGCTCATCTTGACCAATCAGCTGCTCAAGATGATCCATTGAGAGTTCAAGGAACTCCTTCGATACTCGCACGACGTCCTCAAAGTGCAGCAGGATGTAGAGCTTTGCTTTACCCTGGAGCTTTGAGCAGGAGCGGAAATGCTCCGTAAACATGCGGATGCCGATGCAGTTTTCAGGGCATAACTTTTCCTCCAGGAACTTACAGCAGGCATCTACTAGACTCGATATTAAAAACTGATCAGCCGCCATCAAGAGCTCGGTCACATTCTCTTCAGTAATGTGGACAGATCTCGTGTATGCGTATTGAATAATTAGAGACATGGTGTCTGGAGATATTCCTGGAATATCACAGGAATGCTGTGCCGTGTTGGCCCACTGGCTGGAGAAAAGCATCCTGTGGAACCAATTGGAAGATTAAATACAGATATTTCTGGTGATGAAACAAACACATTTCATTTAATGTTCCTTTAATGCATATAGATGCTCGAGAAATATTACTAGGTAGTATTTGAAGTCTGATCCTCTACTATGAATACTGTACCAAAAATAATAAAGGGGAAAAtgcttgtaatatatatatatatgtatgtgtgtgtgtgtacgtgtgttgcGGTTTTTAGTTGATTTGCctttattttatgacatcaatctTCTAATATAGTGCAAACGACAatcaagaaatatttttttaagttaaatagGAAGACAAGATTTCCCAGATAGCAAGTCTTAGTCGTAATTATAATAATCCACTACACACAAAGTGTCCTACATGCCCTGATTCATGTATGCAGTTGTAATTTAAGTGTTCATCCTCACCTAAAATAAGGGCTGCAGCCGCACAGGA
The Xyrauchen texanus isolate HMW12.3.18 chromosome 22, RBS_HiC_50CHRs, whole genome shotgun sequence DNA segment above includes these coding regions:
- the LOC127662286 gene encoding kelch-like protein 10: MERKISATAFITFDEARLQGEHTDLIISVNGTEFKVHKIILCGCSPYFRMLFSSQWANTAQHSCDIPGISPDTMSLIIQYAYTRSVHITEENVTELLMAADQFLISSLVDACCKFLEEKLCPENCIGIRMFTEHFRSCSKLQGKAKLYILLHFEDVVRVSKEFLELSMDHLEQLIGQDELNVKREDMVFEAILRWIDHSPEERKKHIAVLLPKVRLGLMTPEYFMNNVKSNPLVMENVACTSVIVDAMKAMFELNMEETSDSGLRNQLTRPRLPSTILLAIGGWSGGSPTNCIEAYDVRADRWVNVTREDESARAYHGAAFLDGFVYCVGGFDSVNYFNSMRKFNPITRTWLEVAPMYERRCYVSVVVLDGYIYAIGGFDGYTRLKTAERYDPSANQWTLIASMNEERSDASAATLQGKVYICGGFNGLQCLSSAESFNPETNQWTHIAPMSSRRSGVGVIAYGNLVYAVGGFDGTNRLRSAEAYNPLMDSWHDVESMNNPRSNYGIEVVDDLMFVIGGFNGFCTSSNVECYDEKTDEWYEVSDMAIFRSALSCCLLSGLPDATQYTANRDSEEDESDNDRSTSSRSLIVSLLNAP